The following proteins come from a genomic window of Bactrocera dorsalis isolate Fly_Bdor chromosome 6, ASM2337382v1, whole genome shotgun sequence:
- the LOC105226306 gene encoding uncharacterized protein LOC105226306 isoform X2 encodes MLYLRCRCGSLQIRTPFPLHKPKLYSHESLHFPSKVCPSLSKAQTRSVCSTKIISARSMLLLIIVILLSVPVTLTQTAAIGNLTDLTAVVLVNSANNGRSDYIGYHHNVRPEVGLLTSTARTFIQEGVTTEYATQVVGTTLDSGRLYAQFLRKSSRVLYNNGHKQQQTQQAVVSPTVVTSWVGDNLQLQSKSLLESHNDLFNADLPDWQDIDDRLLNDDGNIFAGNTDFAHLSESRNKKQQEPLNNDEKKMSKLIIATLLSQNLTGVARNNTPKHLFSLHTVGNTGNQNQEFARILDVNKVMPIGDLATYTVRNPLSPSGFLAETIIEHSELSNAVNNYKNNANKLSRSPKQYYQKQIDPNGSGSSLRNEPKLLFNSQLSTITYYGFADFTTVVGESVIVFSPSSVTQNTNLGRVTSIKGEATLGGVSDNEQETTIGAIKVAMEFKVEPTQQIGSLPNLQLMGLNSNIIQSVNFVDISSEISKEDAEEILQTITTDVNDKELSLKQIKLVTTSNENIKISYFTDKLSSISDNMLGSTTAYSHPSDDEVAEIYASLSRVAASRESISSTMQTDAQSYKIDNSLLLKLPENTNKQPITNTVELVSKSVEALQSSELTHHTTTAILDITPTNTSSELQILGGATTIFYEDDPFANFVEPVVSVTKATDILNLTDIKITAQPEYGTSTLSNIQTTTEEYEDSVETTTVVSKILANITSDEYEVEESSSSSSIDTSQSVSNVSEVLQNTKIDVQEMNTNDDIVELRDCIRTSQTFLTQIAKTITQLNTLREPALAGEDEAIQYSTIETVLLPTFDILETTKFFCIKPQTAVVGATSFAIGGIKERASDWVKLEKPGLDNIDTATLAENIDGVGDGLADDDTDYITTTSANINQRDFLEYTTTDPVDNDNNNETDVYNESHSDINFNQSIYVVEDDSGEEIELIYKTLYTTYTYLTTFFNDDSSTSISSHTEVFTNIITSTLESDVDEIEPISTTKEILNTENALKLSTRDSSNNGNKVSSSSKFVLPTELETILRVGEHDIDIDKTGDASDAHTATMFLDDSKIVKTYFTTYTYYTTIFVEGETEIMSRSEVYTNYVTDAVTSTTVFEIDKQSRINSDNIASNAEMLSKLNKDTGANNIDTDTKRQRNENTQNMLNDYQRLSDSKIRAHAAILFNDDHFGFNNYTLVTDIRSSSSNGKKHIINQNQEAFFDQISSESNTDEIRPSAVLLLQTSFTTFTYYTTMYSNNATNVISRLETATDVVTETVQPTKTSSVDEVTLPITYFTTFTYWTKLAKNGEITTLSREETVSNIVTSSTISSTPIQTADVLLSNGNIFQGKQPKTEISNTDQLDKIMTVNSTNIVHNSVRNSSIDNKNIRAVFEPTTYYTTYTYYTTSYNGDRTTTDSRFETLTHVVSSANNADKTIEVAAGEPNIVRSANLVTDILSLAVSNGVTPTLEKSPNTLLYDYKRIIDADGVSTLYYRTEILATTAIDGMPSNFTSSTSSLHVDELKQALLPSSMIANSDISSVRQYKTGLVRLIEGTRIGNQTTTLYQSKVIGTFIENRYAQIIESTSSFIFETNNNMIATDGSIKPSLTLQSTDQIEATVNVVALTLQNSIVDNASNSTATNEYSKEDEENFDVDAGNEDDDEEGADGKINKERLSYQSKKRTFTPVIRPFTSRNRPQFAPKKKNGVTSSATIITRHDFTPTITATPALKSSGRFSTRKGVFTGIITTTGASAAIPNSSPPRRTFGRPIKSLSSTGSISTSNTPVILSASGFSGGRNRLTSSTRLQSSTRRAGVLVRPTSVSGNRQGFSSTYASNSRVRIKSTSLTQAGQQNTPYTESLPILTSETSGEESTTPEFQASFDENDEGFTDAARRNQNPLLRLRKPLNRATGFISASQRVVNGGSSISSIGAVSQRRNPLILRAKTTTLTSTTTTTQTPRARSIARPKVNNALGRTRPQNRLFPPRGLLQRQTNQETNEAKENKKADSTEGNVDIDDDSEYDDEDEEDNEDDVEGDNNRRRRSNIKQHKLSTGVEKSSKTDNYKIKYLSTRSKSIRVRREAETSLQRRSSLRNKFRRPKLTVSATTAEDQNYNEDIEPETPPFLTTAVTRSRTSGRFAPRYGLQHASTQAVTASATTTSTGNHHAIRPTRPSTGRAQFTLREKDTTTTTQKGLTRPGTSHFRRPQTAASSRRSSSPTISNRRKTYNNNSNLSQDAVARSTSSRARTNLSRTRTTVRGRSRNDYNVDTVVLPYDGTITITHVIPAEVTIPVINGKITEYKNVVTAKTSTEILSPQQYTTFLGSNGQTMLALTREDSSVHFGGVTEVTQYVLHESPTTTVIFTPTTIRGRKTSFSHVIPSTVYSVENVISTTQPQISPNAPLANILLSQLLLGNIGLPPANPLLGALGAAATPAPIQLGVGSLVPQLPPIPVTEYRTHTSTYVTTIFEGMSTVLPVTFQGKKILTTVYDTTAQTITATEFVTDTIVTTPTQQTHSAPQVNSLLIQQLLLQQQLQPHIEQPQLPILHSTAPHLLLSDNLQELDTNHIRLPKENDNDIAANEDYTQNNKTSRKKSRKSSKGHKRKHQSFQDEVPERSSIITLYVSGRRPGEFSTILSTVPLGSDSTIHKRQAPGDLQQTSKIYTIDDFYASDGSEYVSTYLIPQLKDDKTKKQIELNLLESGEHHLMDQQTQSLESFVGDVDTWIAKSTHSFENAVTLEKQLVPTMPLQSSDAQITEGIYLKQRSNVTGYKKIKIIF; translated from the coding sequence GCAATCTAACAGACTTGACGGCGGTTGTGCTAGTTAATAGCGCGAATAACGGGCGCAGTGACTATATAGGGTACCATCACAATGTTCGTCCTGAAGTTGGTTTATTAACATCCACTGCACGCACATTCATACAAGAAGGTGTAACAACGGAATACGCCACACAAGTGGTCGGGACAACACTCGATAGTGGACGCTTATATGCACAATTCTTGAGAAAAAGTTCTCgagtattatataataatggccacaaacaacaacagacaCAGCAAGCAGTTGTATCACCAACAGTTGTCACCAGTTGGGTGGGTGATAATTTGCAATTACAATCCAAGTCCTTATTAGAGAGTCATAACGACCTTTTCAATGCTGACTTACCCGATTGGCAAGATATTGATGATCGTTTACTCAACGATGATGGTAATATTTTTGCTGGCAATACTGATTTTGCTCATTTAAGTGAATCAaggaataaaaaacaacaagagcCTTTAAATAACGATGAGAAAAAAATGAGCAAGTTGATAATAGCAACACTGTTATCACAAAATTTAACGGGCGTTGCTCGTAACAATACGCCAAAACATCTGTTTTCATTGCATACAGTTGGCAATACAGGAAATCAAAATCAAGAATTTGCACGAATATTAGACGTGAATAAAGTGATGCCCATCGGCGACTTGGCCACATACACTGTTCGTAATCCCCTTTCACCAAGTGGATTCCTTGCAGAAACCATTATCGAACATTCAGAACTAAGCAACGCAGtgaataattataaaaacaatgcTAACAAATTAAGCCGTTCACCGAAACAGTACTATCAAAAACAAATAGATCCTAATGGTAGTGGCAGTTCCCTGAGAAATGAACCGAAGCTACTCTTTAATAGCCAATTGTCAACAATAACGTATTATGGTTTTGCTGACTTTACAACTGTTGTTGGGGAGAGTGTGATTGTTTTTTCTCCTAGCAGCGTTACACAAAATACTAATTTAGGTCGTGTGACGTCAATTAAGGGTGAGGCAACCTTAGGAGGTGTTAGCGATAATGAACAAGAAACAACAATTGGTGCTATAAAAGTCGCTATGGAATTTAAAGTTGAACCAACTCAACAAATCGGCAGTTTGCCTAATTTACAATTAATgggtttaaattcaaatatcatACAAAGTGTAAACTTCGTTGATATTAGCagcgaaatttcaaaagaagATGCGGAGGAAATattacaaacaataacaactgaTGTTAATGATAAAGAACTatctttaaaacaaataaaattagtgACCACATCtaacgaaaatatcaaaatctcCTATTTTACGGACAAGTTATCAAGTATAAGTGATAATATGCTTGGTTCAACGACTGCATATTCCCATCCTTCAGACGATGAAGTTGCAGAAATATATGCGTCACTTTCGCGTGTAGCGGCATCACGTGAAAGTATTTCATCAACTATGCAAACAGACGCCCAATCATATAAAATAGATAATTCGTTATTATTGAAACTACCTGAAAATACTAACAAACAACCAATAACCAATACCGTTGAATTAGTTTCAAAAAGTGTAGAAGCATTGCAAAGCAGTGAACTAACGCATCACACAACTACAGCTATTTTGGATATAACGCCTACTAATACTAGCTCGGAATTACAGATATTAGGTGGTGCCACAACAATATTCTATGAAGATGATCCTTTTGCTAATTTTGTGGAGCCTGTAGTTAGCGTAACCAAGGCtacagatattttaaatttgacagATATAAAGATAACAGCACAACCAGAATACGGAACTTCAACCTTAAGTAATATACAAACAACCACCGAGGAATACGAAGATAGTGTCGAAACAACTACAGTTGTTTCCAAAATATTAGCAAATATTACTTCGGATGAATATGAAGTCGAAgaaagtagtagtagtagttctATTGATACATCTCAAAGCGTTTCAAATGTATCAGAGGTTCTTCAAAATACTAAAATAGATGTGCAGGAAATGAATACCAACGACGATATTGTTGAATTGAGAGATTGCATTAGAACATCACAAACGTTTCTCAcacaaatagcaaaaacaatcaCCCAACTAAACACTCTACGCGAGCCGGCCCTCGCAGGCGAAGATGAAGCCATACAATATTCGACAATCGAAACTGTATTACTGCCTACCTTCGACATTTTAGAAactactaaatttttttgtatcaaaCCACAGACAGCAGTTGTAGGCGCGACAAGCTTTGCCATCGGCGGTATAAAAGAAAGAGCAAGCGATTGGGTAAAGTTAGAGAAACCAGGATTAGATAATATTGACACGGCAACACTGGCCGAGAACATAGATGGTGTAGGTGATGGTCTTGCCGACGATGACACTGACTACATTACCACAACATCAGCTAATATAAATCAGAGAGACTTTTTAGAGTATACAACAACTGATCCTGTAGATAacgataataataatgaaactgATGTCTATAATGAAAGTCATAGCGACATAAATTTCAATCAGTCAATTTATGTGGTGGAAGATGATTCTGGTGAAGAGATTGAACTGATATATAAAACATTATATACGACATATACGTATTTgacaacattttttaatgatGACAGCAGTACTAGTATATCGAGTCACACAGAAGTTTTTACGAATATTATAACATCAACTTTAGAGTCCGATGTTGATGAAATCGAACCAATTTCTAccacaaaagaaatattaaatacagaGAATGCGCTTAAGCTTAGTACTCGTGATTCATCGAACAATGGTAATAAGGTTAGCAGCAGCAGTAAATTTGTACTACCGACAGAATTGGAGACTATATTGCGTGTTGGAGAGCATGATATTGATATAGATAAAACCGGAGATGCATCAGATGCACATACCGCAACCATGTTTTTGGATGATAGTAAAATAGTGAAAACTTACTTTACAACTTATACATACTATACGACTATATTTGTGGAAGGAGAAACGGAAATCATGTCTAGGTCCGAGGTATATACAAATTATGTAACGGATGCGGTAACATCCACTACTGTATTTGAGATTGACAAACAAAGTCGTATTAATAGTGATAACATTGCAAGTAATGCGGAGATGTTGTCAAAATTAAATAAGGATACTGGCGCTAATAACATTGATACTGACACTAAACGACAAAGAAATGAGAATACACAAAATATGCTAAATGACTATCAACGATTAAGTGACAGCAAAATAAGAGCACATGCAGCAATACTTTTTAATGACGACCACTTTGGCTTCAACAATTATACATTGGTGACTGATATACGTTCGAGCAGTTCGAATGGCAAAAAACATATTATCAATCAAAATCAGGAAGCCTTCTTCGATCAAATCAGCTCCGAAAGCAATACTGACGAAATTAGACCTTCAGCCGTCCTATTGTTGCAGACAAGCTTTACCACATTTACGTACTATACGACAATGTATAGCAATAATGCGACAAACGTTATAAGTCGTCTAGAAACAGCAACCGATGTCGTAACGGAAACGGTACAGCCGACTAAAACTTCAAGTGTAGATGAAGTAACATTACCCATAACATATTTCACTACTTTCACATACTGGACAAAACTGGCAAAAAATGGTGAAATCACTACACTTAGCAGAGAGGAAACCGTATCAAATATAGTAACATCTAGCACAATATCTTCAACACCCATTCAGACAGCAGATGTATTGTTAAGTAACGGGAAtattttccaaggcaaacaACCAAAGACAGAAATATCGAATACCGATCAGTTGGATAAAATTATGACTGTGAattctacaaatattgttcataATAGCGTAAGAAACTCAAGTATAGATAACAAAAACATCAGAGCGGTTTTTGAGCCAACAACTTACTATACAAcgtatacatattatacaacATCATATAATGGAGATAGGACCACAACTGACTCACGATTCGAGACTCTAACACATGTGGTTTCATCAGCAAACAATGCAGATAAAACAATTGAAGTAGCCGCAGGTGAACCTAATATTGTGAGGAGTGCTAATTTAGTGACTGATATCTTATCATTAGCTGTAAGCAACGGTGTTACGCCCACACTTGAAAAAAGTCCTAATACACTGCTCTATGACTACAAAAGGATTATTGATGCAGATGGTGTAAGTACATTGTATTATCGAACGGAAATATTAGCTACAACCGCTATTGATGGTATGCCATCGAATTTCACTAGCAGCACATCCAGTTTACACGTTGATGAATTGAAGCAAGCCCTGCTTCCAAGCAGTATGATAGCAAATTCAGATATCAGTTCGGTACGTCAGTACAAAACGGGACTTGTGCGTTTAATCGAGGGTACCCGTATTGGTAATCAGACAACTACATTATATCAATCCAAAGTTATTGGTACTTTCATTGAGAATCGGTATGCGCAAATAATTGAGAGTACATCCAGTTTTATTTTTGAGACAAATAATAATATGATAGCCACTGATGGGTCTATTAAACCGTCTCTTACTTTACAATCAACAGATCAGATAGAAGCCACAGTAAATGTTGTTGCACTAACGTTACAAAACAGCATTGTTGATAATGCTTCTAATTCTACTGCGACCAACGAGTATAGTAAAGAGGATGAAGAGAATTTCGATGTTGACGCTGGTAATGAAGATGATGATGAGGAAGGTGCTGAcggtaaaattaataaagagcGATTGTCCTATCAGTCAAAGAAGCGTACATTTACTCCAGTAATCCGCCCATTTACTTCACGCAATCGTCCTCAATTCGcgccaaaaaagaaaaacggtGTTACGAGTAGTGCGACAATTATAACACGACATGATTTCACACCAACAATAACTGCGACACCTGCACTTAAGTCTAGCGGGCGCTTTAGCACTCGTAAGGGTGTATTTACAGGCATAATAACAACCACAGGTGCTTCCGCTGCTATACCAAACAGTTCACCGCCGCGCCGCACTTTCGGGCGCCCGATCAAATCATTATCTTCCACTGGCAGTATCAGTACATCAAATACACCAGTAATTTTGTCTGCAAGCGGTTTTAGTGGGGGCCGAAACCGTCTGACATCGTCGACACGATTACAATCATCGACACGACGTGCCGGAGTTTTAGTGCGACCTACATCTGTTTCAGGCAATCGGCAAGGGTTTTCTAGCACTTATGCTAGTAACTCTCGTGTACGTATTAAATCTACAAGCTTAACTCAGGCTGGTCAACAAAATACCCCATACACAGAGAGTTTACCTATTTTGACATCCGAGACGAGTGGTGAGGAGTCAACTACTCCAGAATTTCAAGCGAGTTTTGATGAAAATGACGAAGGATTTACAGATGCAGCCCGCCGCAATCAAAATCCTTTGTTACGCCTTCGAAAACCGTTAAATAGGGCGACTGGTTTTATTTCAGCTAGTCAGCGTGTAGTAAACGGAGGGAGTAGCATTTCTTCTATTGGCGCTGTTTCACAACGTCGAAATCCTTTAATATTACGAGCTAAAACGACGACTCTTACAAGTACTACAACAACGACGCAAACACCACGGGCACGAAGTATAGCGAGACCTAAAGTCAACAATGCACTAGGTAGAACGCGGCCACAAAATAGACTTTTTCCACCACGTGGTCTGTTACAGAGACAAACAAATCAAGAAACTAATGAagccaaagaaaataaaaaagctgaCAGTACAGAAGGCAATGTTGATATCGATGATGATTCCGAGTATGATGACGAGGATGAAGAAGACAATGAAGATGATGTCGAAGGAGATAATAACCGTCGTAGGCGTTCTAATATTAAGCAACATAAATTATCAACCGGAGTTGAAAAATCCTCCAAAACTGataactataaaataaaatatttatctacAAGATCGAAATCGATACGTGTACGTCGTGAAGCTGAAACTTCATTACAAAGGCGAAGTAGTCTTCGAAATAAATTCAGGCGTCCAAAGTTAACGGTTTCAGCTACTACTGCCGAAGATCAAAATTATAATGAAGATATTGAGCCGGAAACGCCACCTTTCTTAACTACAGCGGTAACTCGTTCACGAACAAGTGGGCGTTTTGCACCACGCTATGGCTTGCAACACGCCAGTACCCAAGCCGTTACAGCATCGGCCACTACTACAAGTACAGGAAATCACCATGCTATCAGACCAACACGCCCCTCTACTGGTCGAGCTCAATTCACGCTACGTGAAAAAGATACAACCACAACAACTCAAAAAGGTTTGACACGTCCAGGAACTAGCCACTTTCGACGTCCACAGACAGCAGCCTCATCAAGACGTTCGTCTTCTCCAACGATTAGCAATAGGCGgaaaacatacaacaacaatagcaatttGTCACAAGATGCAGTTGCACGTAGCACGTCTTCACGTGCCCGTACCAACTTAAGTCGCACACGTACAACGGTGCGTGGACGCAGTCGTAACGATTACAATGTTGATACTGTTGTACTACCATATGATGGCACTATTACTATTACACATGTTATACCAGCCGAAGTAACTATACCTGTCATTAATGGTAAAATTactgaatataaaaatgttgtgaCAGCTAAAACGAGCACGGAGATTTTGTCTCCTCAGCAATATACCACTTTTCTGGGTAGTAATGGACAAACTATGTTGGCATTGACCCGAGAAGATTCAAGCGTGCATTTCGGTGGAGTTACTGAGGTTACACAGTACGTACTTCATGAGTCGCCGACGACAACCGTTATCTTTACACCCACTACAATACGTGGCCGCAAAACATCCTTTTCACACGTAATACCATCAACAGTTTATTCAGTGGAAAATGTTATTTCAACAACTCAGCCACAAATTTCACCAAACGCGCCGTTGGCAAACATATTATTATCGCAGTTGCTGCTCGGAAATATAGGTTTACCACCGGCTAATCCATTACTTGGAGCATTAGGGGCGGCAGCAACACCTGCACCTATTCAGTTAGGTGTAGGTAGTTTAGTACCGCAATTACCACCCATACCGGTTACTGAATATCGCACgcatacatctacatatgttaCAACAATTTTCGAAGGTATGTCTACCGTCTTACCCGTTACATTCCAGGGCAAAAAGATATTGACTACGGTCTACGATACAACTGCGCAAACAATAACAGCTACTGAGTTTGTGACAGATACTATTGTTACAACACCGACACAACAAACGCATTCCGCACCACAGGTCAATAGCTTGCTGATACAACAACTATTATTGCAGCAACAACTACAGCCACACATTGAACAGCCACAGCTACCAATACTACATTCCACGGCACCGCATCTACTATTAAGTGATAATTTGCAAGAACTTGATACGAACCATATACGACTTCCTAAAGAAAATGATAATGACATAGCAGCTAACGAGGATTATacgcaaaataataaaactagcCGAAAGAAATCGCGAAAGTCCAGTAAAGGACATAAGCGTAAACATCAATCATTCCAAGATGAAGTGCCAGAGCGTTCTAGTATAATAACATTGTATGTATCCGGCCGCCGACCCGGTGAGTTTAGTACAATTTTAAGTACCGTACCACTTGGCTCTGACTCCACAATACACAAACGCCAGGCTCCTGGTGATCTACAGCAAACTTCCAAAATTTATACAATCGATGATTTTTACGCATCTGATGGCAGTGAATATGTGTCGACATATCTAATACCGCAATTGAAGGATGATAAGACGAAGAAACAGattgaattaaatttacttgaaaGTGGTGAACATCATTTGATGGACCAGCAAACGCAATCGCTAGAGAGTTTTGTCGGCGATGTGGATACATGGATTGCGAAAAGTACGCACTCATTTGAAAACGCAGTAACACTTGAAAAACAATTAGTGCCCACTATGCCGCTGCAAAGCAGTGACGCTCAAATTACAGAGGGTATTTATCTTAAGCAAAGGTCGAATGTGACCGgatataaaaagataaaaataattttttaa